Part of the Eleginops maclovinus isolate JMC-PN-2008 ecotype Puerto Natales chromosome 3, JC_Emac_rtc_rv5, whole genome shotgun sequence genome is shown below.
GCGACAGATCTTCGTCGTCTCCGCCCTCTTCCTCGAGCTCTGGAAGATCCTGACACCCTGTCACAGTAACGGCAGTAAGGCAGGCTCCACCACATCCAGCTTCAGTACCACACCGACGCAATACACACACCCGTAACAAAGGCGACACCATGTTTACACACGAGCCGCTTCCTTTACGCAGTCATGCTCGAAATCTTTCCTGCAAACGACAAGATGTCAATGCCGTGCGGAGAAGAGAGGTCTAGTTATCCAGAGTTTGATAGCGGtagataaatgttttaattggtAAATCTTTAATGGATTTTCCTGTGAGAATACTTAGAAGATCCTGAGTTTATTGTAAGTAAACAGACTCAATGCAGTGCAGAGATGTAGGCTGCAGGAAAGCATAGCATGATTTATTCACCCCACAAAAGATCCGGGCATCTGAAAATAATCAAGCAAAAGAAAAGGTCACTAAAAAATCCACTTCACACTTGCCTGTAATTTACCTTCTATCACTAAACAAATACGTATGAGAAGGATAGTTTAAGTACTGCAACAAAGGCTGTCCTGGAGTGTATTTCTGAGTGTTATCTGTCAGTGCGATAATACAATGTTAAGCTTAGGACTCTGAGGTATAAAAAGATGTCATGATTCAGCATTTTACTGCCTTTCAGCTGCAGATTCACAGCTTGCTTTCTATCTGTGCAGTACCATTTTACACCACAGGCCAAGCTAAAGTCACAAATACAGAATAACAGCTGTGCTCGAGATATGATAAAGAAGTTATACATGAGCTGTGGTGCAGCAGGGTCGGGCCTCTGAATCCTAACATGCCACTTCCTTTCAGCCAAAATGAGGAAGGTGTAATCCTGGAAACAGTTTTGGTGGTCTGCTGCGAATCACCTGAATCCAAACTGGATTTAATGTGAAAAATCCACCGTTAATCGAGTTCTTCCTTGTGGATGTACTTAGGATTTTCTGGTTTAACTCAAGGTAAGCTTTGCAATAAAACTACGAGTAAATGTCTCATAATGTCACAAGATTTTAACAACATCGGCAGTAAGCATTAGGCATCATTTTGGTCGCTAATGCAAACCATACTAACATTACCACCCTTATCTCAGAGAAATGTTTCTTAGATAAGACACCAACATCCCTCTGTCAGagtgaaatgtaaacaaatatttggaaGTGTAGCACCTGCGAGGTAATTCACATATTACATACACCTAAATTGCATTGAACGTGCGTTGTAACTTGCAGATAAAACTGTAAACGGTGCTTTTTAAGAAACCCAAAATGTCTGGTAATATAGCAGAACGATGTTGCCAGTTTCAATGAGGGAAGCATGCATGAATTTCAGATTCATAAACACCTTCTTTATGCTGATCTGGAGTCAGATTTGGCTCTATTTTTCTGCCCTGTGACAGTAAAAGTGCTGTGGGATGAAATATGctgaatcattttaaaaagctgaacACATAGATGGTCATAAAATAGAATACGTTAGCTGTTgagtgccaaaaaaaaaagggtcgGATGTGAATCAACAGGAAATagctgtgtatttaaaaaaaggatgaataaTTATAGCTGCCGAAGCTATTCCAACAAGGTGCTTGATGTATGTAAGTGATCTATTTTTGAGCCTGTTTGCACATAGAAAGAGCAGAGCAAAAATGTGTATGAAACAATCAGCACTATTAAAGACATGTAACTTAAAAAGGTTGGAAATATATTTCTTCTTCGATATTTCCTCATCCTGAATAATGAATTTAACAAACACATAcctcatttttacttttttccatGCACATTTGACCATGATCTTTGAATCTGACACACTGCTACAGTAAAGCAGTTTATTAACTGGAAATCTTCACCGCTCTGTTATCGGACTCTGTTGTCTAACCACAGTCCTGGCTGTAACTTCccctgtgtgtgtcaggtgaaATATTTCCTCTGCTTCTGCTGCGACTCACACTCGGACCACTTTGTTTCAATGATAAAGAAAGGCTACGGAAGCCCTGAAAGGCAAAATAGGAAACAAATTGGTGAACTATTTTCTAAATCTGATCTGAATCGTTTTCGCTCCTGTTTATGACTTAAGAACAGCTGAAAAATACGGGGTTTTTTTGCAGGAAAATCCTCaattttctcgttttttcgcAGGATTATATTTCTTAGTTACTTTATTTTATCCTTGAAACCAGGACCAAGAATAGTCTTTCTCCCGCACTGTTCGGTTTTATTAAATTACCTATTTTAATCTAATACTTCCCACCGCAAAAGGGGGTTTTCTACTGGTGAAACAGTGTCCTACTCAAGCACGGGAATCCGATCTGTCTTTTACACGTTATATTTCACCAAGCACTCGAACATACATTACACATGCTAGGTAAACAACAGCTCAGCTCCACCAGTCAAAAAACTGATCCTACCAACCGGCAAGTTAACGCATGCGCAGATGGGACCACATCCGGTCTACATCTGCCCATATTTGGAAAACTTTGTGAAAACTCCACACTCACTTTACTTTGCATTGTTCAACTTCATTTTTTgccatgatcattttaataattattttaatctgtGAGTAGTATTTTGTTCGTGTTTGTTGTTGCAATGCACTTTTTTTGCCACCATATTGCATCAGTACTTCAATGGGACTAAAACTGGTTATGTTTTCTTACAGGGGAGTTTCAAATTTCTCAGTGCACTGTAAAACACAAGCTACATATACTGCTGTGTTAGCAGGTTAAGCTCGTTACGCTACattactgtcttttttccccctaaaactcacatgaaagaaaacacaatggtTTAAGTCTTAAAAACACTACGTTATATTGGTTCAGTCTCGAGGCCGAAATAagcattacaacaacaaacacccaAAACATATTTCCACCTGTTCAAAAGTGATAGcattaaaacataacaaatgaaattcctttttaatacaacttttttttcacctgttcttgagtaaaaaaaaaaagagaatatttttaaatcatgcttAAAAAACGTAAAACCAAATTTCTTTTGAAATTTCTGCCTTTGAGGGCTTCTGTAGTGCCGTATGACGACAGATTTGAATCTCATATAAACTGCATGTGTGGCTGTTGGATTAGCCGAATGCTAATCGTGTTGTTTCCACTACTGTTTGAATGCAGAAGGAGGATGTCAGAGACAAACTGAGTGAACACCATTTCCCTTTGTATAGTTTACCTTTCGCACACTGAGTGAGTCTCTATGTATGCATGTGCCAGTGTGTATGTTTCCGGGTGTAATGTCTGTACAgtgagtgtttttaaaaagactttTACTCGGGCAAATGTAcaacatgaagaagaagaagaaggagaagaaggaaatgTAACAAGTCCAATTTgatgttgtctctgtgtttgagactGAGCTGTCTTTTTGACATAAAATCAcctaaaaatgtgtaaatatttaaagtgaaaagaCAATGGAGTTCTTTTTTCCCATTGGATCTCTTTCTTTATGAGTGTATGTGTTTGCCAAataaagtcaatttaaaaataactcgagttatacaaaacaaagcagaatTACTGAAATGCAAATGCTTAAGCGAAATGACCTGTACGGTGGCTTTGATATTATAATGTGTAATGGAAATATAGCTTTGAATATAGTCTTGTGTTCAAAGACTGCAAACGAAGAATGTCCACAGTCACACATCTGGAAAACAAAATCCTACTAAATTAAACCAAAACTAAAATCACCTCATTGGTCTTTTTAGTTTTCAATGTCATTTCTTTCACATATTTAAAGATGGGATTGAATTTGTGTCAAAAAGCAATCAGATGATACCTCTGAGAATAGATGAGGCGCTCCAGATGTGTGACGAAGCAGCTTTAAACATACAGACAGTAATTTAGGCTAAAAGGCTTCACTGCAGAGCTACAGTATGTAATGTGTCGAGAGAGACTGAAAGAATAAAAGATGCAACTGAGCGACAAGATCTCCTGTGCTTCTTTGTGAAAACAACGCGTCTGTCTGCCTTTTAATTAAAGGGGCCAGTGTACCCAAATTACAAAGAATCAAATGGAggtattttgtttgttgttctcacaccatttatttgtaattgcatttaaacaaaaaacagcatcatCTCTCAGCTCAGCTACAATACTTGGGACTGGGTGAGAGATCTTCAGGATTGGTCGGGCAACCCCCGTGTCGCCTCGTGGGTGCAGCACgtgtcttgtcaattctctggCCGTAACTTCATAATTTAGTGGTTGCCATCCCCACTGTGGTTCAACTCCATGCTCCACGAGTGTCCGGTACAGGTTTGTTTGTCCAAGGAAGCTGAATTTTGCCAAAATCGTGTGTAAAGCGTGTACCTGCATGCATCCTAAATAAACTGCAATATGTCCAAAACCCTGCTGCCCGCTTGCTCACCTCCAGCTGACGCTCTGATCACATCACCCTTATCCTCCACGACCTCCACTGGCTCACCATCAAACACCGAATTgacttcaaaatattacttcTCACCTACAAAGCCATCAACAACCTTGaaccttgttttttatttcagtgaacaTGGCACTTAAGTAAGATTCCACTTGTTTAGCTTAAGAACACTGTGTTAGCTCCTTTAACAGTCTGTATGACACATGAGCAATGTGCTGATTCAAAATATTCTGTGAAATCAAATTTCAAGTGAACTAACGTGAAGTGCTCCTCCATCATGTTGTTGTTAGCTGCACGGAGAACGTCTCAGACACGTCCTCCGTCAGACTTCACAGTCTGCATGGAAAGTGATGAGGCTTTGACGCAGGAGAGAATCAGAGAGCGTGAGAGAGCTGAGTGCTGCACGGTTCACTGCGCGGGAGGACAGGAAGATGCATCAGGTAAGGAAACTGTGAGACAGACGATAGTAGTGCGAGAGGTACAGTAACAGAGATCAAGAAAGAGAGTCACACCCTGAGgaagttaacaaaacaaaaggaggaGAACAGAAGACACTTGTTATTGAAGGTAAAATCTTGGTTTAACTCCTAACCTTATTTTGAATTCACAGCTTCTTTCTGGTACGATCACTTTGTGAGTGCTTTTTAAAGTCCTTTTATGAAGAAGTGCTTGCCTCTTTATTCAATGTGTTAGActcttctttatttttgcatttggagGTGACAGTTTTTCTGCTGTGGTACAAATAAAAGCCTTCTGATGTCTGATTTTATTTACCTATTTTTTACCTGTCCACTTAATATCTACCATTTAGTCCTATATGTTATCCCCTTTCTCTACAGGATGGGACTTGTGCAATGTTTGGTGATCTTCTCGATGTTTTCTGCACAGCTGGTGCTCACCTCTCCGCTGGTAACAACGTCTTCACTTAATCAACCCTCGTATTTGTAGAATCCTCACTTAATGCCTCTCACTTATTGTAAATTGCTgtgaaatgcaaaaacatgtgTAACTTTGCTGGAGTAAAGAACTTGTGTGTCTAATTTATCTCATATTGATGTGTCAACAGAAAGATGAGAGAAAGTATTGCGAGTTAGCGGGCGGGAGATGGTGCAAAAAGTGCCCTGCAGGTAGGATGAAATCTGCTGTTCGCgacttgtatttgtttttcgtTCTGTTTCTCATTAAGCTTTGACTCACTGTTTCTAAAGGTTGAATCAGCAATGGTTTGAACATGGAAATTACTGCGAAGCAAAGAAGCATACTGCGTCTacttgtttctgtttgtctttttctcagtAGTGGCGGAAGTCTTACCTGAGTAAAGGAGCagtattaaaaacactttagtACAAATCTTGCATTCGGAATCTAtcataagtaaaagtacaagagtAATGCCATTTAATATACTTAAAGTGCAGTGAAGTGACCCATTTCAGAGTCATATGTCAAAGTATaggattatgattattgatgcattggTATCTGTATCACAGCAGGTAGATGTTGAGCACGTTTACTACTGTACACAAATATGTATTCTTGACCTTTaattgtgtgtcagtgttaaaTCATTAGTTTATTGATATTACATCGTCTATAATCTGACTCTGTAAAGTAACAACTCCCTAAAGCTGTTGATTATTTAACTGTAGTGGAATAAAGAGTtgtgtaaaaagtacaaaagtaaaatattagTAGTAGCATGAAGtagagttttttaaatgtactttcccACCTCTAATTTGGTTGAacatgtctgtgtctgtcttgtTGAAAGTGACACTCTGTGCAGCGTGACCACATCCTCTATTATTGTGCACTTTGAGGGAGCGACCTCATCCGGTTGTTCtcattattttctctctctctctctctctctctctctctctctctctctctctctctcaggtgagTATCAGAAGTCTTGTGCAGAGTGTGCGCCCTGTCCTGCAGGATTCTACACACCTGAGCTCAACTGTGAATCAGACTGCATTGCCTGCTCCAGAGACTGCAGAGCAGGTAAAGAAACCTTGACTTATTTACACTAATGATGATggggatgatgatgaagatgtgaCCTTTTCGTTTTTATAATAAACTGGGAACATATTGATATCTGGgaattacatttccatttatatttaatgtgcaGATTTGTGTCATTATTAGGATTATGATGATTCAAGTGTTTATatcttttctgtgtttataTTCTAATGATGgtttattgtcatttatttgttttttgatattatttataaatataaattaaaatggtttaattcattaattaattaaatataataaatataattataattgttttttattgttattagtatattattgttattattttttagcaTTATTATCAGCATTaaaagcattattatttttgtaatgtaatagcattattagtattattattattactattaaatattattatttgcattattattataaccATTATTAGCAAAATTATTAGCATTATaggtgttattatttttcttattttaggaTTTATGttgttataaataatataattgttttgtattgttattattattattagtagtagtagtagcagtagcagcagcagcagcagcagcagcagcagcagcagcagcagcagcagcagcagcagcagcagtagtagcagcagtagtagtagtagtagtagtagtagtagtagtagtagtagtagtagtagtagtagtagtagtagtagtagcagcagtagtagtagtagtagtagtggtagtagtagtagtatttggcattattattattatttttatcattatcaAAGGAATGAGAACAGAACTGCATTATCTTCAGTgatggcaaagtccataggggcttggcctgggaactggaaggtcaccagttcaagtccccgaaagaccaagtgccaccgtggtgtccctgagcaagacactggttacctacactgctccccgggcgccgtacataatggcagcccactgctcctaacactaggatgggtcaaatgcagagaccgcatttcgttgtcctagtacttatactctgtgcaatgacaataaagttgaatctttaatcttttaatctttaaaaacccTAAAATCACATCCCTTAGAGGAACATCTGAAGGTGGTTCAGAACTGCAGCAGCTTGTCCAACATGAAGTGTGTCTGTGAGGAAGGCTTCAGATGCACTCACCACGTCACCGCTTCAACAAACTGCAGAAAATGTGCAAAGATccaggaaacaacaacaacaggtaaACACTGCAGACATTTAAACCTGCCAGATCAGACTCTACCAGCAGGGGGCGTCATGATAGCAACATATACTGCACTGACTGTaagagaaggagaaacacattgtgatataaattaaaataagtctCTCATATGATCTCCTCTATAGGTGAGGTGAACCGTACTGTAGGAACATTCATATCATTTACCTACATAAtgataaaacaagaggaaataCAACAATACGACTAATAATCCTACTTAGTTAGCATATGCTTGTATTAATATACTCAAACATATacttatttaataaaaatgaacatcTTCAACAATGCTAAAATGAAACAATAGAACAatgaatgtgcaataaaagaatAAGAGCTATACCATTAATAAAAACTGACAGAGAACATGTTTTCTTCCATGATTACTACCTATACGAACATAAGCTGTATTTGCTCGTGTCCGTACCTTTAAAACTGCACTCATGTCAATTATTTTTACTACAGTTGATAAGCAAATGTGCATGGTATGgcaactattttaaaaaatgcattgcaATCAACCTGGGAAAGGACAGTTcttcacagaaacagagaaacgGGTTTCCTGAAGATGAACTttgttaaatgtcttttttactCAACTGTTCTTCAGCCTTCATTGTTATTTGACAGCAGGGAGATTACaggaaatgagaggagagagtgGTATTTGAAAAACATGCCACAAATGTTCTTGACCGGACAACGAACCATGGAAGTTCACGGTCAGAGCATTAACCACTAATCAGTCTGTGCTCAAGTAAAACTGTGATgttgtttctgctgcttttttcaGGATCGGATAAACAGACGACGTCCTCAGCTTCCCGGGGACAAAGCAGCACTTCCACACAACACTGCTCATTTCCCAAGTAAGTAATCCATTTTCTAAGAGACATTATTGGATTAAACAAACTGAATGAAACCCTAAATGTTAATTTACAGTTATAAATGAAACAGTTGTCTCTTAATTAGTATTAGCATATTGAGTATTCTTCCGTCTGTGTCTTTGCATGCACCACAAATGCCAAAAGAAGTGAATCTCGATCACTTTATTCCTCTATAAGTTAAAGAGTATtacattatgtttattttagcaTTCAAACAGTACAGATGCTGCAGCCAGTTCTGGTTCTTAAGGGCATGTATTTGAAAAGTTTAACACTTCACCTTTCTCTCACACAGTTGCGGCGCTCCGTCACTGGCAGGAAATGGCACACACATAGGTGAGAGTGAGAAGATGATCTGGAGAGTGTACGCTGTTTTCAATTGATGTCTGATGTTGTGAGAAAGGAGGATTGATCTATTTCCTATAAtcaataactgaaaataaactgtgGGTGTTGCTGTCCGCACCTTTAACTGACACCAACACACTTTTAACAGTCTTTGATAAATACTGTAGATAAGCAAATGTTCACGGTGTGACTCACTCTGATATTGTTAAACCCATATATTGGTAGTTCCTtaactcttcctcttcctttggCGCCACCAACGGGTCCACACTTATTCGTACAGTGAAATATCTCAATACCTCATCTGATGAACTACATTTCTCTGCATTCACTGGATGGATAAACATGAAATGTGGTTCCATTATTCATGTCACTTCTCTCagatgatattattattatgcaatGAAGTACAATCTCACAAAGACTCTAGCACGGCTGCAGACTTTAACTCTTGTTTTGCTTTCTCTCAGACGGGAAGCGCGTTCCGCTGGAGGCCATCTTGTGTCCGGTTGCTCTGGGATGTTTGGCCCTTTTGATCCTGTTCTTCTGTCAGTCAAACAGAGATGAAAACGGAAAGGAGACGTGTTTCAAGCGAGGtaagatggtgtgtgtgtgtgtgtgtgtgtgtgtgtgtgtgtgtgtgtgtgtgtgtgtgtgtgtgtgtgtgtgtgtacaccctGGACAGGTTCAGTTCCTGCAGTTTAACCAATGAAACCCTCACCTCTGGGGAAACAATAAGAACTGTTCACAGGAAGGGGGTTTCTGGGGTTCCTCTTTCCTGTAGGGTGTtctacaggtttttgtgcatgtagatggtctgcagaggcccctcctgcctgaaacacctccattggacttctaTCGCTTCTATCGCTTCCGACACATTgtatgataggctaaggggcgggacatcttttcagtggttgaccaatcacaaaaggGCCggagagctaaccaatcagagcagactgggctctggtttcagacagagggtgaaaagaggcgctgcagcacaggcagtatgagaacaataaagagctttatgaacattaaggcatggacacatgtcccaggagagacacgaAGtgaaaatatgaacctgaaaatgtcctctttaagaaaCAACTGATTAGAAATGTTTCTTGGCCGCTTTATGTGAAACCCTGACCTTGTATTCATTTGTCTTCTATTGTTTTCCAGCTATTGCGAAGTTATGCAGTGAGGTGAGTTGCCCAGTTTCATTCTAGCGTGTTTCTACATAAATAGCACCCTTTCTCGTATGTTTGCCTCACACTGACAGACGTGTTTTTCTTCAGGGAGCTGGAGATGCTTCTCACAAGCCGCAGGAATCCACTCATCCACTCCCCAGAGACTCATTCAGtgcaaagcagcagcagccgaCCGGCCTCTCTGCAGCCAACCAGGGTACTGATGAGTGAAACTAAGACCTTCATGGGAAATGCATTACTCACTTTGTGGAgtcattaagaaaataaaacaagcaaaagATACAGCTGTGTTCCTGTTATGACTTGGTCTTTCTGCTCTGTAAACTACTTCAGGTCATTACCAACGTccactttctgtttgttttctactCTTTAGTTCCAGTCCATGTCTATAATCCAGGGACGGTCATCTTCGGCCTCCTCAATCAGTTTACAGGACAAGTTGGTCCGATGATTGAATGTGGGAAGAAGACCGAGAGAGTGACCAGCGAAGAAGaacaagatgaagaagaagaggaaaaagaagaagtagaagaggagagaggctgTCCTGTGTTTCAccccacatcctctcccagcATCCATctctctgaggaggagaggagtggagaggcggacagcattttctttccttcccaGGAGCAAGGAAAAGACTGCCATGTGTCCAAAGAGGAGGCGTTATGATGCATCCTGAATATCTCAGACTCTCAGATTTGTGTTGGTGGTTCACGACCACTGGCATCCAGACTGTAACAAAAGTAACTACAGAACAGATGAATGTGGAGCCTTTGGGAAACTGTGAAGGGATCTCAGTCACGTGCAGAGACATTTTTATCTGCAGCTTCTGGGAAAAATGTGGTCCAAGCAGAACAGGAAACTTGAACTTTGGGAAGAACAGCTGGAGGGGGATCTCCTGTGTAAGttataatttaaaaagtcaTGTAAATACTCTTTAAAGTGTCAGACATGAATGTTTTGCATAAATGTTCGATTTGGTTACAATAAATCTTTATTTAGaatttttaaaatcacacttGAAATGACTAAATCTGAAAAGTCTGTTTATATTTACACCTATAACTGTAACATAGTACATACCACCTTTAAGTAACATGCTGTACAAACTGCATAACCGTTACAGTCACATTTGATATCTGAAGTCCTCCTATCCTATTTATCATGTCTCAGTCAAGTTTCCcctgaaaacagcagcagtctTGAAATCTGTTCTTCCATTACCAGCATGGGCCGAGTGACGTTTGCCCCCGTTTGCCATCGAATGTCCAAAGTGATGTTTGGAAgtaaatgttcatattttcGCTCATGCAAGTTGGTGCTCCTCCACTCATACTTCACATTTCCCGAGCACTTCCTGGATAGGCGTGGACACTCCTTCATCATCAAAGCGTGCCGGTACCGGTGCAGGTTCTTTAGCCAAAAAGTAGCCTGAGCAGCAAAAGAAAGAGGGGAGATATCTTTAGTATTCAGGTAAAAATATGAGGTAATTGTCACTTTAATTACTGAAAATATTCCTTTGTGCACAATACAATGTGTTACATATTCTACTCTCAGTGCACTCCCTTTATTTGTAGACTACTGCAGGGTTATCGGCTTCATATTAATGATCTACTAACCGTGCTTGGATTTGATCCAGCGCAGAAAGGGCTTCATTTTTGCTAAAACAACGATTGCAAGTCCTGCACACAGGAGGGCAATAATCACCAGGAACCACGCTGTGTCTGTAGgaatgtgtgagagagacattTATAGATTTAAATACACTGGAGAGAGATAAATGATGTCCTTGTTTTCATTGGCACGGACAGAACTTTACCTCTGATCTGTCGAGGCCAGGGTTCAGTGAGGGTCTCGTATCTCAGGACTGAAAGGAAACAGATTATCAGCTCAGTGTCGACACATTTAAGAGTTCATTGGAAATATTGAGCTATTCGTGCTTCAGATTAGATGGTGAGCTCGTTTTGTGCTCCCTTATTTGATCTGATAAGGCTGTCTGGATatgtaaatacacaaaatggTTTATAATTACCTCATGCCCCCCTGTGAGTGAGCGTGACCTGACGCCACGGAAACAGAATAATATCTAAATAAAGTCAAAACATGTTGAACTTCACCCCCTTTATTATCTACTATTTGTTATCATCACGTCGGCTTTCCGTTTAACTGGGCAGCCGTTCAGGAATGCTGCACGGTACGTTGCTGTGGTTACAGTGCTACAACACGTTGCCACGGTTGAGTTACCGGTGGATTCCACTGGAGCAGTGATAACAGTGGCTGAGGCCTTAAAGGAGAccattttaaagaatataacaGTATTATAAGTATGTGATGTGGATGTTCAATCAGAATTCTCCCTTTAAGGCGTGTAGAAGTCAATTgagcaaaacaaattaaaatgttattgaagTTTCTTTtctacaaatgtgtttttttcccgcCAGAATGGTGCATGACTGTGCATATGAACAGACTGGAAACGCCTTTTATCAGATGTTGGTTTTTCTTATGTAATGCTGCAGCTGACACGCATATATGCTTACCTGTAGTGGGTTTGggtttggtggtggtggttggtGTCGGCACACACTGTTTGCAGGTTACATCTTTGCACCTGTAGCCGGCTTTACATCTGCACACAGCGTTGTGAGTGGTGGTGCAGTTTGAGCTATACTCCATGTTTGCTATGAGAAAGATAAGGAGAATAATATCATGGTTTCTTCACTGTAACTACAAAGAGTCAGCGTAAGTGACGAACATGCGTGCGCTAAGGTTGCCTGTAAAACATGACATGAATGAGAAAATTAGAAATGAGTCACACACCGGGCGTGGCGGGTTATGTGATTCTGGTTTTAAGTCACACAACGGTTTATTCTCACTtttgatatatatttgtaaAGAAAGACACAACTGGTATTACTCAGTGAAAGCAGTATTTCACTCTGATTGCACATTTACCCTCTTACTGATGTTTTTACGTGCAT
Proteins encoded:
- the si:dkey-260g12.1 gene encoding uncharacterized protein si:dkey-260g12.1, whose translation is MGLVQCLVIFSMFSAQLVLTSPLKDERKYCELAGGRWCKKCPAGEYQKSCAECAPCPAGFYTPELNCESDCIACSRDCRAEEHLKVVQNCSSLSNMKCVCEEGFRCTHHVTASTNCRKCAKIQETTTTGSDKQTTSSASRGQSSTSTQHCSFPNCGAPSLAGNGTHIDGKRVPLEAILCPVALGCLALLILFFCQSNRDENGKETCFKRAIAKLCSEGAGDASHKPQESTHPLPRDSFSAKQQQPTGLSAANQVPVHVYNPGTVIFGLLNQFTGQVGPMIECGKKTERVTSEEEQDEEEEEKEEVEEERGCPVFHPTSSPSIHLSEEERSGEADSIFFPSQEQGKDCHVSKEEAL
- the cd27 gene encoding tumor necrosis factor receptor superfamily member 4, yielding MQPLCNLALTFLCALSFLSSVFSLQCNDTQYAWPVDQPTLCCNKCQPGQRMRQRSPVTCENKCGPCATNRYTDTYTVMYDCEVCDKCNKPNMEYSSNCTTTHNAVCRCKAGYRCKDVTCKQCVPTPTTTTKPKPTTVLRYETLTEPWPRQIRDTAWFLVIIALLCAGLAIVVLAKMKPFLRWIKSKHGYFLAKEPAPVPARFDDEGVSTPIQEVLGKCEV